A single window of Usitatibacter rugosus DNA harbors:
- a CDS encoding LIC_13387 family protein, whose amino-acid sequence MSIVALVALGAGIFAALGTLHLLYTFFTPKFDPRDAAVKDAMQATSPRITRATTMWKAWVGFNASHSLGAMVFGAVYLTLAVQHPEVLAASKPLLLIAGATGLAFLALAVRYWFRIPLIGIALATLCFLVASARAFI is encoded by the coding sequence ATGAGCATCGTGGCACTGGTCGCACTCGGCGCGGGCATCTTCGCCGCGCTGGGCACGCTGCACCTGCTCTACACCTTCTTCACGCCGAAGTTCGACCCGCGCGATGCGGCCGTGAAGGACGCGATGCAAGCCACGTCGCCGCGCATCACCCGCGCCACGACGATGTGGAAGGCCTGGGTCGGCTTCAACGCGAGCCACAGCCTGGGCGCGATGGTGTTCGGCGCGGTGTACCTCACGCTCGCGGTCCAGCATCCCGAAGTCCTGGCCGCATCGAAGCCGCTGCTGCTGATCGCCGGCGCCACGGGCCTCGCCTTCCTCGCGCTCGCGGTGCGCTACTGGTTCCGCATTCCGCTCATCGGCATCGCCCTCGCGACCCTGTGCTTCCTCGTCGCCAGCGCCCGCGCTTTCATTTAG
- a CDS encoding efflux RND transporter periplasmic adaptor subunit, producing the protein MKHVLSLAALAAVLAACGGSKTPTEAVRPVLTQKVAAGAAAARDVYSGEVRARYETDLGFRIAGKILKREVDAGARVKKGQVLARLDPEDAKLAADAARAQTASSESDLALAKSELDRSADLLDKKFISQSAYDAKKNIYNAAQAKHDQMKSQAAISTNQAGYTTLTADADGVVLVAMAEPGQVVTAGQAVLKLAHAGEKDVVLNAPEGQLARFRVGEDVGISLWADPQKVFRGRIREVAGGADAVTRTYTVKVAAIDPPPTAYIGMTANVLFAPTVDAGLTLLPLGAIAGDRDAPAVWIVDPKTSAVQLRRVKLGAFREDGATVLEGLAPGEVVVTAGVHKLRAGQVVRVAESGKPAAVADGR; encoded by the coding sequence ATGAAGCACGTCCTTTCGCTCGCCGCGCTCGCGGCGGTGCTCGCCGCGTGCGGCGGCAGCAAGACCCCGACCGAAGCCGTCCGTCCGGTGCTCACGCAGAAGGTCGCGGCCGGCGCCGCGGCAGCGCGCGACGTGTATTCGGGCGAGGTGCGCGCGCGCTACGAGACCGACCTCGGCTTCCGCATCGCCGGCAAGATCCTCAAGCGCGAGGTCGACGCGGGGGCCCGCGTGAAGAAGGGCCAGGTGCTCGCGCGCCTCGATCCCGAGGACGCCAAGCTCGCCGCCGATGCCGCGCGCGCGCAGACCGCCTCCTCCGAGAGCGACCTCGCGCTCGCCAAGTCCGAGCTCGACCGCAGCGCCGACCTGCTCGACAAGAAGTTCATCAGCCAGAGCGCGTACGACGCGAAGAAGAACATCTACAACGCGGCCCAGGCGAAGCACGACCAGATGAAGTCGCAGGCGGCGATCTCCACGAACCAGGCCGGCTACACGACGCTCACCGCGGATGCCGATGGCGTCGTGCTGGTGGCGATGGCCGAGCCGGGACAAGTGGTCACCGCGGGACAGGCCGTGCTCAAGCTCGCGCACGCCGGCGAGAAGGACGTGGTGCTGAACGCACCCGAGGGCCAGCTCGCGCGCTTCCGCGTCGGCGAGGACGTCGGCATCTCGCTGTGGGCCGACCCGCAGAAGGTGTTCCGCGGGCGCATCCGCGAGGTTGCGGGCGGCGCCGATGCCGTGACGCGCACGTACACCGTGAAAGTCGCCGCGATCGATCCGCCGCCCACCGCATACATCGGCATGACGGCCAACGTGCTCTTCGCGCCGACCGTCGATGCGGGCCTCACGTTGCTGCCGCTCGGTGCCATCGCCGGCGACCGCGACGCGCCCGCCGTCTGGATCGTCGATCCGAAGACCAGCGCCGTACAGCTGCGCCGCGTGAAGCTGGGGGCCTTCCGCGAGGATGGCGCCACCGTGCTCGAGGGCCTCGCACCGGGCGAGGTCGTCGTCACCGCGGGCGTGCACAAGCTGCGCGCGGGGCAAGTGGTGCGCGTCGCCGAGTCCGGCAAGCCCGCCGCCGTCGCCGACGGGCGCTAG
- a CDS encoding CysB family HTH-type transcriptional regulator, whose product MNLQQFRYVSEVARRGLNISEAAAALHTSQPGVSRQLRELERELGSEIFVRQGKRLTAVTDAGREIVAGIDRILAEIGNLKSVGQEYADSAKGSLAVAVTHTQARYALPPVVTEFKKHFPHVRLKLLQGNPHQLARHVLDGDADFAIATEALMEYPQLITLPAYQWHHCVVVPASHPLAKMKRITLEAIAEHPIVTYDPTFAGRTAIDRVFLARGLTPDIVLTALDSDVIKSYVTLGLGVGIISEKAFRPGKDEGLVALDAAHLFPTQTTRIAFKRGAYLRGYMVEFLRLFAPRFRIEDLKQLEAAPRESFEI is encoded by the coding sequence ATGAATCTGCAGCAATTTCGCTACGTCTCGGAGGTCGCCCGGCGCGGCCTCAATATCTCGGAGGCGGCCGCGGCGCTCCACACGTCCCAGCCCGGCGTGTCCCGCCAGCTTCGGGAGCTGGAGCGCGAGTTGGGGTCGGAAATCTTCGTGCGCCAGGGCAAGCGGCTCACCGCCGTTACCGACGCCGGGCGCGAGATCGTCGCCGGGATCGACCGGATCCTCGCGGAGATCGGGAATCTCAAGTCCGTGGGCCAGGAATATGCGGACTCGGCCAAGGGCAGCCTCGCGGTAGCCGTGACGCACACCCAGGCCCGCTATGCGCTGCCGCCCGTGGTGACGGAGTTCAAGAAGCACTTCCCGCACGTGCGGCTGAAGCTGCTGCAGGGCAACCCGCACCAGCTCGCGCGCCACGTGCTCGATGGCGACGCGGACTTCGCGATCGCGACCGAGGCGCTGATGGAGTATCCCCAGCTGATCACGCTGCCGGCCTACCAGTGGCATCACTGCGTCGTGGTGCCCGCGTCCCATCCGCTCGCGAAGATGAAGCGCATCACGCTGGAGGCGATCGCGGAGCATCCCATCGTCACCTACGATCCGACCTTCGCGGGGCGCACCGCCATCGACCGCGTATTCCTCGCCCGCGGCCTCACGCCCGACATCGTGCTCACGGCGCTGGACTCGGACGTGATCAAGTCGTACGTCACGCTCGGTCTCGGCGTGGGCATCATCTCGGAGAAGGCGTTTCGCCCCGGCAAGGACGAGGGGCTGGTCGCGCTCGACGCCGCGCACCTCTTTCCCACGCAGACGACGCGCATCGCCTTCAAGCGCGGCGCCTACCTGCGGGGCTACATGGTGGAATTCCTGCGGCTCTTCGCGCCGCGCTTCCGCATCGAGGACCTGAAGCAGCTCGAGGCCGCTCCGCGCGAGAGCTTCGAGATCTAG
- a CDS encoding efflux RND transporter permease subunit, with the protein MRQRFNLSEWALEHQTLVLFFMIVLAAIGIGSYLRLGQAEDPDFTFKLMVVRTMWPGASAEEVERQLTDKIERKLQETPRLDFLRSYSKPGESVVFVFVKDNSRPEEIKDTWYQVRKKVGDIRLTLPQGVIGPFFNDEFGDTFGNIYALTGDGFTYAQLKETADRIRNQLLRVKDVAKVDLIGEQDEKIYVELANAKLATFGIEPALVFAALQQQNAVSATGSFETPTDRIYIRATGALDSVESVKQIAIRANGRLFRLGDIANVTRGFADPAQPRMRYMGRDALGIAVSMVPRGDIIALGKALDAETERIEGQLPVGLELDRVNDQPATVKRSVGEFTRALAEAVTIVLIVSFVSLGLRTGLIVALSIPLTLFVTFAFMYQAGVDLHKISLGALIISLGLLVDDAIISVEMMVVKMEQGWERAKAASFAYTSTAMPMLTGTIVTAAGFLPIGLARSSTGEYTFSIFAVTTTALLVSWVVSVLFVPYLGYKLLPDFRKAGVHLDEGAVYRKPFYQRFRRVVEWSVDHRRVVIAATAGVFLLSIFGFKFVQQQFFPAASRPELIVDLRLQEGASIDATQAQVKKMEALLMGEPLLRDNIENFVSYVGSGSPRFYLPFDQQLVNANFGQFIVNTKNNESREWVRARLLKAFDEDFPEVRGRVNRLENGPPVGFPVQFRVIGEDKEVIRGIANQVSQVMRDNAWTRDVNFDWDEPSKVIRLTIDQNRARVLGISTQELSAFLSTVLSGSAITTYREADKQVDVVVRGAREERVYMSLLKDLAVPIGRGRTVPLAQIANLTYGFEQGIYWRRDRLPVITVRSDLKDGIQAPVVSAQVNEKLEAIRSKLPFGYRIDTGGAVEDAGKGQKSIAIVAPVMILVMITALMLQLQSFSRLTMVLLTAPLGLIGVVAALLVFNVPFGFVAMLGTIALAGMIMRNSVILVDQIEQDIRNGSDPYEAITDATVRRLRPIVLTAAAAVLAMIPLTRSAFYGPMAVAIMGGLVVATVITLVFLPALYAAWYRVRRPTLQEAA; encoded by the coding sequence ATGAGACAGCGCTTCAACCTCTCCGAGTGGGCCCTCGAGCACCAGACGCTGGTGCTCTTCTTCATGATCGTGCTCGCGGCGATCGGCATCGGCTCGTACCTGCGCCTGGGCCAGGCGGAGGATCCGGACTTCACCTTCAAGCTGATGGTGGTGCGCACGATGTGGCCCGGCGCCTCGGCCGAGGAGGTCGAGCGCCAGCTCACCGACAAGATCGAGCGGAAGCTGCAGGAGACGCCGCGCCTCGACTTCCTGCGCAGCTACTCGAAGCCCGGCGAATCCGTCGTGTTCGTCTTCGTGAAGGACAACTCGCGTCCCGAGGAGATCAAGGACACCTGGTACCAGGTCCGCAAAAAAGTCGGCGACATCCGCCTCACCCTTCCGCAGGGCGTGATCGGCCCGTTCTTCAACGACGAGTTCGGCGACACCTTCGGCAACATCTACGCGCTCACCGGCGACGGCTTCACCTATGCGCAGCTGAAGGAGACGGCCGATCGCATCCGCAACCAGCTCCTGCGGGTGAAGGATGTCGCGAAGGTGGACCTGATCGGCGAGCAGGACGAGAAGATCTACGTCGAGCTCGCCAACGCGAAGCTCGCCACGTTCGGCATCGAGCCCGCGCTCGTGTTCGCGGCGCTGCAGCAGCAGAACGCCGTGTCCGCGACGGGAAGCTTCGAGACCCCGACCGACCGCATCTACATCCGCGCCACCGGAGCGCTCGACTCCGTGGAGAGCGTGAAGCAGATCGCGATCCGCGCCAACGGCCGCCTCTTTCGCCTGGGCGACATCGCGAACGTCACGCGCGGCTTCGCCGATCCCGCGCAGCCCCGCATGCGCTACATGGGCCGCGACGCGCTGGGCATCGCGGTCTCGATGGTGCCGCGCGGCGACATCATCGCGCTCGGCAAGGCGCTGGATGCCGAGACCGAGCGCATCGAGGGCCAGCTCCCCGTGGGCCTGGAGCTGGACCGCGTGAACGACCAGCCGGCCACGGTGAAGCGCTCGGTGGGCGAGTTCACGCGCGCGCTCGCCGAGGCCGTGACCATCGTGCTGATCGTGAGCTTCGTCTCGCTGGGGCTACGTACCGGGCTCATCGTGGCCCTTTCGATCCCTCTCACGCTCTTCGTCACGTTCGCCTTCATGTACCAGGCCGGCGTGGACCTGCACAAGATCTCGCTCGGCGCCCTCATCATCTCGCTGGGCCTCCTGGTCGACGACGCGATCATCTCGGTAGAGATGATGGTCGTGAAGATGGAACAAGGCTGGGAGCGGGCGAAGGCCGCCTCCTTCGCGTACACCTCGACCGCGATGCCCATGCTCACCGGCACCATCGTCACCGCCGCGGGCTTCTTGCCGATCGGGCTCGCGCGCTCCTCCACGGGCGAATACACGTTCTCGATCTTCGCCGTGACTACCACCGCCCTGCTGGTGTCGTGGGTCGTCTCGGTGCTCTTCGTCCCCTACCTCGGCTACAAGCTGCTGCCGGACTTCCGCAAGGCGGGCGTGCACCTGGACGAGGGCGCGGTCTACCGCAAGCCCTTCTACCAGCGCTTCCGCCGCGTCGTCGAGTGGAGCGTCGATCACCGCCGCGTAGTGATCGCGGCGACCGCCGGCGTCTTCCTGCTTTCCATCTTCGGCTTCAAGTTCGTGCAGCAGCAGTTCTTCCCCGCGGCGAGCCGCCCCGAGCTGATCGTGGACCTGCGGCTGCAGGAAGGTGCTTCGATCGACGCGACCCAGGCGCAGGTGAAGAAGATGGAAGCGCTGCTGATGGGCGAGCCGCTGCTGCGCGACAACATCGAGAACTTCGTCTCCTACGTGGGCAGCGGGTCGCCGCGCTTCTACCTGCCGTTCGACCAGCAGCTCGTCAACGCGAACTTCGGCCAGTTCATCGTCAACACGAAGAACAACGAATCGCGCGAGTGGGTCCGCGCCCGGCTGCTCAAGGCCTTCGACGAGGACTTCCCCGAGGTGCGCGGCCGCGTGAACCGCCTCGAAAACGGCCCGCCCGTGGGCTTCCCGGTCCAGTTCCGCGTGATCGGCGAGGACAAGGAAGTGATCCGCGGCATCGCCAACCAGGTCTCGCAGGTGATGCGCGACAACGCGTGGACCCGCGACGTCAACTTCGACTGGGACGAGCCCTCGAAGGTGATCCGCCTCACCATCGACCAGAACCGCGCCCGCGTGCTCGGCATCTCGACGCAGGAGCTGTCGGCGTTCCTGAGCACGGTGCTCTCCGGCTCCGCGATCACGACCTACCGCGAGGCCGACAAGCAGGTGGACGTGGTGGTGCGCGGCGCCCGCGAGGAGCGCGTGTACATGAGCCTGCTGAAGGATCTCGCGGTACCGATCGGCCGCGGCCGCACGGTGCCGCTGGCGCAGATCGCCAACCTCACGTACGGCTTCGAGCAGGGCATCTACTGGCGGCGCGACCGCCTGCCGGTGATCACGGTGCGCTCGGACCTGAAGGACGGCATCCAGGCGCCGGTCGTGAGCGCGCAGGTGAACGAGAAGCTGGAAGCGATCCGCTCGAAGCTGCCCTTCGGCTACCGCATCGACACGGGCGGCGCCGTCGAGGACGCGGGCAAGGGCCAGAAGTCGATCGCCATCGTCGCTCCGGTGATGATCCTCGTGATGATCACGGCGCTCATGCTGCAGCTGCAGAGCTTCTCGCGCCTCACGATGGTCCTGCTCACCGCGCCGCTGGGGCTGATCGGCGTGGTCGCCGCGCTGCTGGTCTTCAACGTGCCGTTCGGCTTCGTCGCGATGCTCGGCACGATCGCGCTCGCGGGAATGATCATGCGCAACTCCGTGATCCTCGTGGACCAGATCGAGCAGGACATCCGCAACGGCAGCGACCCATACGAGGCGATCACGGATGCCACGGTGAGACGCCTGCGTCCCATCGTGCTCACCGCCGCCGCCGCGGTGCTCGCGATGATCCCGCTCACCCGAAGCGCGTTCTACGGCCCGATGGCCGTGGCGATCATGGGCGGCCTGGTCGTGGCCACCGTGATCACGCTGGTGTTCCTCCCCGCGCTCTACGCCGCGTGGTATCGCGTGCGTCGCCCCACCCTCCAGGAGGCCGCATGA
- a CDS encoding PKD domain-containing protein has product MTARHLPARAAALLAAVLVASCGGGGSPGDTPTQFTPPPVAPVSGPDKFLMFPNPQVQDSGVVQTTVDDYANAYYRAIDPNNERDTLAKWKVKNGFETGTGQEITVVFGDQRDLGYGRRMNARRNPDGTLAFYVENYLVRTGADYAYSNLNLEAAIVRDPSRFIGVNAIEFSPGPNGGVAFAKWYNFSSTTGIRATQVDLDGRGTKAMPGPCITCHGGRGDALTPPDATGKPRFNLVRFSESKSRGDVEGHMHPFEPDVFGFSDRAGFTRSEQEAAIKIINKWILCTYPLPTASTAPEDQCRRPASPSEWQGTAASLIKAYYGGDGLPDATFKDEYVPTGWVTAGQSTLYENVVKPSCRTCHIMRGSGGNSDLDFDSYEKFRAFNDRVKVHVQERGNMPLAKIVYDAFYVAGAPGPNSVATFLAAQGHASRDAAGAPLLPGRPIARLGPTRVVAPGSTTLISSDSVFASTYQWSVVSGNATLANPTTASPTFTAAAPGTYVVRLVITGNNLTSAPAQQTIVVQEGLPVAPANIRFSHIKEILQTAGCTNCHAPDGQLPRPPLFYSNIDRNDDGIVGDATDDLWFYAEVRSRVNFTEPSASALLRKPSGNHHGGLLQPGFAVDAEAGSGARARYETFYNWIANGAPYQ; this is encoded by the coding sequence ATGACCGCAAGACACCTTCCCGCTCGCGCCGCGGCGCTCCTCGCCGCAGTGCTCGTCGCCTCGTGCGGCGGCGGCGGCAGCCCGGGCGACACGCCGACCCAGTTCACCCCGCCCCCCGTGGCGCCGGTGTCGGGTCCCGACAAGTTCCTGATGTTCCCGAACCCGCAGGTGCAGGACTCCGGCGTGGTCCAGACCACGGTGGACGACTATGCCAACGCCTACTACCGCGCGATCGATCCCAACAACGAGCGCGACACGCTCGCCAAGTGGAAGGTGAAGAACGGCTTCGAGACCGGCACGGGGCAGGAGATCACGGTCGTCTTCGGCGACCAGCGCGACCTGGGCTACGGCCGGCGCATGAATGCGCGCCGCAACCCGGACGGCACGCTCGCCTTCTACGTCGAGAACTACCTCGTGCGCACCGGCGCGGACTACGCGTACTCGAACCTGAACCTCGAGGCGGCGATCGTGCGCGACCCGAGCCGCTTCATCGGCGTGAACGCGATCGAGTTCAGCCCCGGTCCCAACGGCGGCGTCGCCTTCGCCAAGTGGTACAACTTCAGCTCCACCACGGGCATCCGCGCCACGCAGGTCGACCTCGATGGCCGCGGCACCAAGGCCATGCCCGGCCCCTGCATCACCTGCCACGGCGGCCGCGGCGACGCGCTCACGCCGCCGGATGCCACCGGCAAGCCGCGCTTCAACCTCGTGCGCTTCTCCGAATCGAAGAGCCGTGGCGACGTCGAAGGCCACATGCATCCGTTCGAACCCGATGTGTTCGGCTTCAGCGACCGTGCGGGCTTCACGCGCTCCGAGCAGGAAGCGGCGATCAAGATCATCAACAAGTGGATCCTGTGCACGTATCCGCTGCCCACGGCTTCCACGGCGCCGGAAGACCAGTGCCGCCGCCCGGCCAGCCCGAGCGAATGGCAGGGCACCGCGGCCTCGCTCATCAAGGCCTACTACGGCGGCGACGGCCTGCCCGACGCGACGTTCAAGGACGAATACGTGCCCACGGGCTGGGTCACCGCGGGCCAGTCCACGCTCTACGAGAACGTGGTCAAGCCCTCCTGCCGCACCTGCCACATCATGCGCGGCAGCGGCGGCAACTCGGACCTCGACTTCGACTCGTACGAGAAATTCCGCGCGTTCAACGACCGCGTGAAGGTCCACGTGCAGGAGCGCGGCAACATGCCGCTCGCGAAGATCGTCTACGACGCGTTCTACGTCGCAGGCGCTCCCGGCCCGAATTCCGTGGCCACGTTCCTCGCCGCCCAGGGCCATGCGTCGCGCGACGCGGCCGGTGCGCCGCTGCTGCCCGGCCGCCCGATCGCGCGCCTGGGACCCACGCGCGTGGTCGCGCCCGGCTCGACGACGCTCATCTCCAGCGACAGCGTCTTCGCGAGCACCTATCAATGGTCGGTCGTGTCGGGCAACGCGACGCTCGCCAACCCGACGACGGCCTCGCCCACGTTCACGGCGGCGGCACCCGGCACCTATGTCGTGCGCCTGGTGATCACGGGCAACAACCTCACCAGCGCCCCGGCCCAGCAAACGATCGTCGTGCAGGAAGGCCTTCCCGTCGCGCCGGCCAACATCCGGTTCTCGCACATCAAGGAGATCCTGCAGACGGCGGGGTGCACCAACTGCCACGCCCCCGATGGGCAGCTGCCGCGGCCGCCGCTCTTCTACTCGAACATCGACCGCAACGACGACGGCATCGTGGGCGACGCGACCGACGACCTCTGGTTCTACGCCGAGGTCCGCAGCCGCGTGAACTTCACCGAGCCCAGCGCGAGCGCGCTGCTGCGCAAGCCCTCGGGCAACCACCACGGCGGGCTGCTCCAGCCCGGCTTCGCGGTGGACGCCGAAGCCGGCAGCGGGGCGCGGGCGCGGTACGAGACGTTCTATAACTGGATCGCGAACGGCGCGCCTTACCAGTAG
- a CDS encoding DUF934 domain-containing protein, whose product MPEVIRHGSIESDPWTFVGLEEGHDPASALPEGPIVVPLATWTARRDELLHRRTPLGVWLAPVDEPDAIRDSLDVLSLVAVRFPKFTDGRGYSTAVLLRRAGYRGELRAFGDLGRDQLFYLARVGFDAFALREREGLTSAVQSLKDFREVYQGSVNQPAPLFRRRETAGTVR is encoded by the coding sequence ATGCCTGAAGTCATCCGCCACGGCAGCATCGAATCCGATCCCTGGACGTTCGTGGGCCTCGAGGAAGGCCACGACCCGGCCTCCGCGCTCCCGGAAGGCCCGATCGTGGTTCCCCTGGCCACGTGGACCGCGCGCCGCGACGAGCTGCTCCACCGCCGCACGCCGCTGGGTGTCTGGCTGGCGCCGGTCGACGAGCCCGACGCGATCCGCGATTCGCTCGACGTCCTCTCGCTGGTGGCGGTCCGATTCCCGAAGTTCACCGATGGCCGTGGCTATTCCACAGCCGTGTTGCTGCGCCGCGCCGGTTACCGCGGCGAGCTGCGTGCGTTCGGTGACCTGGGCCGCGACCAGCTTTTCTACCTCGCCCGCGTCGGCTTCGACGCCTTTGCGCTGCGCGAGCGCGAGGGCCTCACTTCGGCCGTGCAGTCGCTGAAGGATTTCCGCGAGGTCTACCAGGGCTCCGTCAACCAGCCCGCGCCGCTCTTCCGCCGCCGCGAAACCGCAGGGACCGTCCGATGA
- a CDS encoding TetR family transcriptional regulator, with protein sequence MAVKQRAVAEADKEERRNAILDAAEALFNEHPTRVANVAEVAAAAGLAKGTVYLYFPSKEEMLLALHERHVARFFAEVMRLLDGPGEIDFDAVFEVTRKHFIRAPGCLALTSRCFGLMDREIPLETALEFKIRVAQTLAAAGTALERHFPALSPGQGIVVFLHSYGLIVGLWQLLHPNERFGAAMNRPELKLIKRDYERDIEAALRALWSGMTAGSVPATPKRKSR encoded by the coding sequence ATGGCCGTCAAGCAACGCGCCGTCGCGGAGGCGGACAAGGAGGAGCGGCGTAACGCCATCCTCGACGCGGCCGAAGCGCTGTTCAACGAGCACCCCACCCGCGTCGCCAACGTCGCCGAGGTCGCCGCGGCGGCCGGGCTCGCCAAGGGCACGGTCTACCTGTACTTCCCCAGCAAAGAAGAGATGCTTCTGGCGCTCCATGAGCGCCACGTCGCGCGCTTCTTCGCCGAGGTGATGCGCCTGCTGGACGGACCGGGCGAGATCGACTTCGATGCCGTATTCGAGGTGACGCGCAAGCACTTCATCCGCGCGCCCGGCTGCCTCGCCCTCACCAGCCGCTGCTTCGGGTTGATGGACCGCGAGATCCCGCTCGAGACGGCCCTGGAGTTCAAGATCCGCGTCGCGCAGACCCTCGCCGCCGCGGGTACCGCGCTCGAGCGGCACTTCCCCGCGCTCTCCCCGGGCCAGGGCATCGTGGTCTTCCTGCACAGCTACGGCCTGATCGTCGGGCTGTGGCAGCTCCTGCATCCCAACGAGCGGTTCGGCGCGGCGATGAATCGTCCGGAGCTGAAGCTCATCAAGCGCGACTACGAGCGCGACATCGAGGCGGCGCTGCGCGCCCTGTGGTCGGGCATGACCGCGGGCAGCGTTCCGGCCACGCCGAAAAGGAAATCGCGATGA
- a CDS encoding nitrite/sulfite reductase, with protein MYRYDTYDQTIVADRVAQFRDQTRRFLAGELTEDEFRPLRLQNGLYIQRHAPMLRVAVPYGLLSSNQLRMLAHIARKYDRGYGHFTTRQNIQYNWPKLEEVPDILADLASVEMHAHQTSGNCIRNITSDHFAGVAPDEHVDPRALSEILRQWSTFHPEFAYLPRKFKIAVNGADQDRAATLLHDIGLHAQRNAKGELGLRVIVGGGMGRTPIVGHVVREFLPWQHMLTYCEAILRVYNRHGRRDNMYKARIKILVKALGVEEFTRQVEAEWAEFAEGSPAIVTDAEYARVAAFFGAPAYQKLPALEPRYVEALADSRAFTKWTERNVHAHRVDGYAAVTLSLKKPGVPPGDATAEQMEFVAGLADRYSFGELRISHEQNLILADVRKRDLFALWLEAKSQGLATPNVGLLTNIICCPGGDFCSLANAKSIPIAEAIQRRFDDLDYLHDIGELDLNISGCMNSCGHHHVGHIGILGVDKNGAEWYQVSIGGDQGVDATIGHVIGPSFAAAEMPDVIDTLIDTYIDTRTEEERFIDTVKRLGIAPFKERVYAKREVAHA; from the coding sequence ATGTACCGCTACGACACCTACGACCAGACCATCGTCGCCGACCGCGTCGCGCAGTTCCGCGACCAGACGCGCCGCTTCCTCGCCGGCGAGCTGACCGAAGACGAGTTCCGGCCGCTGCGCCTGCAGAACGGCCTCTACATCCAGCGCCACGCGCCGATGCTGCGGGTCGCCGTGCCGTACGGCCTGCTCTCCTCCAACCAGCTGCGCATGCTTGCGCACATCGCGCGCAAGTACGACCGCGGCTACGGCCACTTCACGACGCGCCAGAACATCCAGTACAACTGGCCGAAGCTGGAGGAAGTCCCCGACATCCTCGCCGACCTGGCCTCGGTCGAGATGCACGCCCACCAGACCTCGGGCAACTGCATCCGCAACATCACCTCCGACCACTTCGCCGGCGTGGCACCCGACGAGCACGTCGATCCGCGAGCGCTCTCCGAGATCCTGCGCCAGTGGTCCACGTTCCACCCCGAGTTCGCCTACCTGCCGCGCAAGTTCAAGATCGCCGTGAACGGCGCCGACCAGGACCGCGCCGCCACGCTGCTGCACGACATCGGCCTGCATGCGCAACGCAACGCGAAGGGCGAGCTGGGCCTGCGCGTGATCGTGGGCGGCGGCATGGGCCGCACGCCGATCGTCGGCCACGTGGTGCGCGAGTTCCTGCCGTGGCAACACATGCTGACTTATTGCGAGGCGATCCTGCGCGTGTACAACCGCCACGGCCGCCGCGACAACATGTACAAGGCCCGCATCAAGATCCTCGTGAAGGCGCTCGGCGTGGAGGAGTTCACGCGCCAGGTGGAGGCGGAGTGGGCCGAGTTCGCCGAAGGCTCGCCCGCGATCGTCACCGACGCGGAGTACGCGCGCGTGGCGGCGTTTTTCGGCGCTCCGGCCTACCAGAAGCTCCCGGCCCTCGAGCCGCGCTACGTCGAAGCCCTTGCCGACAGCCGGGCGTTCACCAAGTGGACCGAGCGCAACGTCCATGCGCACCGCGTCGATGGCTACGCCGCCGTCACGCTCTCGCTCAAGAAGCCGGGCGTGCCCCCGGGGGATGCGACCGCCGAGCAGATGGAATTCGTGGCCGGCCTCGCCGATCGCTACAGCTTCGGCGAGCTGCGCATCTCGCACGAGCAGAACCTGATCCTCGCCGACGTGCGGAAGCGCGATCTCTTCGCGCTGTGGCTCGAAGCGAAGTCCCAGGGCCTCGCCACGCCGAACGTGGGCCTGCTCACCAACATCATCTGCTGCCCGGGCGGCGACTTCTGCTCGCTCGCCAACGCGAAGTCGATCCCGATCGCCGAGGCGATCCAGCGCCGCTTCGATGACCTCGATTACCTCCATGACATCGGCGAGCTGGACCTCAACATCTCCGGCTGCATGAACTCCTGCGGCCACCATCACGTAGGCCACATCGGCATCCTCGGCGTCGACAAGAACGGGGCCGAGTGGTACCAGGTCTCGATCGGCGGCGACCAGGGCGTGGACGCCACGATCGGCCACGTGATCGGCCCGTCGTTCGCGGCCGCCGAGATGCCCGACGTGATCGACACGCTGATCGACACGTACATCGACACGCGCACCGAGGAAGAACGCTTCATCGACACGGTGAAGCGCCTCGGCATCGCCCCGTTCAAGGAACGCGTCTACGCCAAGCGCGAGGTCGCCCATGCCTGA